In Onychomys torridus chromosome 15, mOncTor1.1, whole genome shotgun sequence, the following proteins share a genomic window:
- the Gpx8 gene encoding probable glutathione peroxidase 8 isoform X1 encodes MEPFAAYPLKCSGSKAKVFAVLLSMVLCTAMLFLLQLRFLKPRVNSFYSFEVKDAKGKIVSLEKFKGKASLVVNVASDCRYTEKSYLTLKELHKEFGPYHFNVLAFPCNQFGESEPRSSKEVESFARKNYGVTFPIFHKIKILGPEAEPAFRFLVDSSKKEPMWNFWKYLVNPEGQVVKFWRPEEPLEAIRPHVSQMIGQMILKKKDDL; translated from the exons ATGGAGCCCTTCGCTGCCTACCCACTGAAATGTTCCGGGTCCAAAGCCAAGGTATTTGCAGTCCTGCTGTCTATGGTTCTGTGCACCGCGATGCTTTTTCTCCTACAGTTAAGATTCCTGAAACCGAGAGTCAACAGCTTCTATTCCTTTGAAGTGAAGGATGCCAAAGGAAAGATCGTGTCTCTGGAAAAGTTCAAAGGCAAA GCTTCCCTAGTTGTAAACGTGGCTAGTGACTGCCGGTACACCGAAAAGAGTTACTTGACCCTCAAGGAGCTGCACAAGGAGTTTGGGCCCTATCACTTCAACGTCCTGGCTTTCCCGTGCAATCAGTTTGGAGAATCGGAGCCCAGGTCCAGCAAGGAGGTAGAATCTTTTGCAAGAAAAAACTACGGAGTCACATTCCCCATCTTCCACAAGATTAAGATCTTAGGGCCCGAAGCAGAACCTGCGTTTAGATTTCTTGTTG ATTCTTCCAAGAAGGAGCCAATGTGGAACTTTTGGAAGTATCTGGTCAACCCCGAAGGACAAGTTGTGAAGTTCTGGAGGCCTGAAGAACCTCTAGAAGCCATCAGACCTCACGTGTCCCAAATGATTGGGCAAAtgattctcaaaaagaaagacGACCTGTGA
- the Gpx8 gene encoding probable glutathione peroxidase 8 isoform X2 has translation MEPFAAYPLKCSGSKAKVFAVLLSMVLCTAMLFLLQLRFLKPRVNSFYSFEVKDAKGKIVSLEKFKGKILPRRSQCGTFGSIWSTPKDKL, from the exons ATGGAGCCCTTCGCTGCCTACCCACTGAAATGTTCCGGGTCCAAAGCCAAGGTATTTGCAGTCCTGCTGTCTATGGTTCTGTGCACCGCGATGCTTTTTCTCCTACAGTTAAGATTCCTGAAACCGAGAGTCAACAGCTTCTATTCCTTTGAAGTGAAGGATGCCAAAGGAAAGATCGTGTCTCTGGAAAAGTTCAAAGGCAAA ATTCTTCCAAGAAGGAGCCAATGTGGAACTTTTGGAAGTATCTGGTCAACCCCGAAGGACAAGTTGTGA